The sequence GGGAGGTGGCGCTGTCGTCGGCGTCGTCGTCGGAAGGGGCGAAGCTTCTCTTGACCGCGTgcccgtgcgtgtgcgtgtgcggatGGGTGCTCATTTTGCGCGTGCGTGATGCTTCCCCGCACCTGCAGCTGCTCTCTCCTCTCTCAGTGGTGTGCTGGGTCACTCTCACCCACTGGcactggaggagaggagaggagtgtAGGGCCATGTCGCGGCAGCTGCTGCTTtgcttcctttcttcttcctcctcctcctcatcctcatcctcttgcttGCATCAAGTTGCAAGGGCTGAGGTTGAGGTTGAGCTGACCCTTTGACTCTTTGACTCGCTCTTCCTTGCGACCAGACCTCCTCGTTTCGGGAGCTTGAATTGAAACTCTATTCGATTCACCAGTCAACGGTCAAGCATGCCACTAATAACTACTCCCTcccgtcctttttactctgcatattaaaaTTCTTTGAAGTCAAACATTGATTAATTAGTTAATTGGTTACTTTCTTTCCCCGTAGAAGAACCACCCCATTACTGTTACTAACAGTTGATGCCAACCTATCCACAAAGCAGTCACTTTTCCTTTTTGTTGCTTTCGGAAAAAGGAGGACACTGCTAAATGCTAATGGTAGTGGAGTAGCTTTTTTTCCAATCAACTGGCCGATGCATCACAGAATCGCCAGCTATAAATCATAATACAGTAGTACAATTCATCTCACGGAAAATTTCTTGTATAATTGGTGCTAAAGCAAAACTTTCTTTAACCAGAGTAAGAGCCAAGATGGTAAAAGCTCTTAGCTAGATATATATAATTAACACATGTTGTCGTTAAGCTCTCCCTCCTAAACCAAAAGACCACGACACACTACTCACTAGCAGTGACAGCAAAACTAAACAGTAAGCCTGGCCTGCTTTTTACCCGAAGTTGAACTGGAAGCCACCGGGGAAGCCCCCGCCGGGGAACCCACCGCCGTGGTGGAACGTGTACTGCTGCCCACCGCCTCCGCCAAACGGGtcaaagccgccgccgcctccccccatGCCCATCTCCTCCAGGTCCTCTCCCCGGTCGTACCTCACACGCTTGTCCTCGTCGCTAAGTACCTGCACACACACGACGCACATACAGTTAAAAACAACATCATATCTAAGCTGCGCACCTCTTTTTCAATCAATCTTGCTGTGtctatttgtttttctttttcccttttcatCACTTAAAACAGTACCTCGTATGCGGAGGCGATCTCTCGGAACATGTTCTCCGCCTCCTCGCGGTTCTCCACGTTCTTGTCCGGGTGCCACTGCAGCGCCAGCCTCTTGTACGCGCGCTTGATGTCCGCGGCCGATGCTGTCTTTGAGATGCCCAGGATCTTGTACCAGTCTTTCCTTTTGCTCAGCTTGAGCTGCCTTTCAGCTTTCATGAGCGCCTCTCTGATTGCCATGTCCTGAGTCAGCAGTCAAAAGAAAAATCGCTGTCAGACCACAGTCCATTTGTTCACACGAGCCATAAACCAAGCTTGCAAGTAAAACTATCCACTGGAGATGCGTGATCCTTATTTTGGAATTTCAAAGATAATAAAGGGGACAGGGACAGGAAACAGAGCATGACAGCATAGTTTCTACTGTACGTGTAACCTCAGCCAGAGTCTCTCTTCAAACAATTTACATAATCGTTAACTTTTAACCACAAGTTGAACCCCGTATTATACCGAAATCTAGCTAATGCAGGATCTATTGTTGTGTACGTCATCCATCCAAGCAGTTAAAAGACATGATTTGTACACTGGGAAACTATATTTACTTATGTTGGTACTCACTGAGCATAACAAACCGATTTCCTCAGAACACAATTGTATTCAGACTAATGGAAATAGGAATAACAAGATGCATGCAAACAGAAGCACATCATCAGAGAGTAAAACAAATACAGCAACATCAGAGAGTAAATCAAataccgcaagatgcaagttttaactaaaatgaaaatcaaattggcaTGCTCTGACAGACTGGGAGCTTAGGCTTCTTCAGTTGGGACAGAaacaaaaaaagatatgctcacaaATGACCTTAGTTGTGATATACTCAGGACAGCAAAGCAAACTTGCAAAAAATTCACCTGTGGGGATTTCTGGGCAGCCTCTTTGAGGTCCTCAACCGCACCTTCCCAATCTTCTGTTAGAAGTTTAGCCTCACCTCTCTGCAGCAAGTATGAGAAACAGTTCAATTAAGAGGTTTACAAAATCTGGCATAATGCGTAAGTTCATTCTGTTGTATAGTGCATACTTTCAATCTCCTGAAATAACACCAGTAATGAAATATATATTGATTACCATATCTGTCATAATTTACTTGCGTGCCCTGTAGATATAAGCTAAGCATATAGAAAGTGCAAGATATTGCAATTCTACGTAGAGCAAACAATTTCCTTGATGCTACAGTCTAATATGGGCAAGTAGCCGCAAAAGGCAAGAGGGGCCAAGATGCATGTAAGACAGGTATATGTGCCAGCAGAGATGTTCTATATTTGCATTCTAAACTTGAATGCATGATTGTGTGTAAGTCTAAGAAAGCAATGTTACCTGTGCCAAAGCATCAACAAGTTCTTCATCTATGCTGAGTGCTTCTGTACAGCTGTTGATTGCCTCCTTGCCTCTCCCAAGTTTAACCAGAGTCTTACATAGCCCGAGATAAAGTTGTACGTTGTACATAGTGTGGTCTAGATCCATTGCTAGTGCTGCCTTGTAGTCTTCAACAGCCACGCGGAACTTGCTCTTGGCAGCATTATCCTCTGCCTGCATGCACACCACTTTCCTTTCTTATTACGGTGTCCTAAACTCCCAGTTTAATCGATAGAGAAATTACCAAATAAAACTCACGCTCTTGGTCTTCTTCAGAAGTTTTTTCAACCCAAAATACGCCTTCTTCAATTCTGAATGTTCAGGGTCTAGACGCAGTCCTTTCTGGTAGTGCCTAAACAGAAAGTGTTGTTATTGGTGTAGCGAATACTTAATCTTACCGGCGTTATGTGCCTGTACTCGCACCTTTTCAAATGAAAAGCACGAGACATTCTTTACCTGTTGGCAACATCATGATCAGCAAGGTAATAGTATGCTCGACCACGAAGTAACAGTGCATCCAAGTTATCTTCATCTTCCTTGAGAATAAATCCTGTCTCCGAAATAACATTTGAATAGTCTTTCAGTGCTAGCAACGCTTTAGCCTTGAGAAGCTTTGCCTGAAAAAACAACAGTTGTCGTGTTACTGCTGCTTACTGAATGAGACAGGATGGCACATAATATTCGTGGTTGCACATGATTACTAGGTGAAGTATACATACTCCTTAAAGTGTACCTTTAAGCAACCTGGAGAAAAGACGAGCACAATTTTATTGACGTACTCCAGGACTTTTGAGAATTCTCCAGCATCAGACTGGCTATAAGCAGATTCCAACGCGTTTTGAGCCTGCAGCAGCTGAGCTAGTTCCTTCTCCACTGAAGCAGTCCCAGGCTTGAGCTCCAGGAATTTGTTATAGTCACTCTCAGCTTCCTTGTGTCTAGAGTTCAGAAAGCACGTTAATTAGGGACGTGAGGAAGAAGGAACAGTGAAAATATGAAATGAACGCCATTAAAATCAGCTACTTGTGGGGGCCGGCAGTACAAAGGAACAGTTTGGAAGGTATACTAGTTCTACCTTTCTAGCCATCCTCgtgtttgtactccctccgtttttatttacaccGCAAATTAGCTTGGACTGAAATCAAACTTtatataaagtttgaccaagtttgtagaaaacaatatgaacatttacaataacaAATCTATTGATTTGAAAATATATGCAATGATGAATCCAATGGTATTGATTTAGTGGTGTATATGTTAACACAGTATATTTTTCTACAAACTTGTTGAAAGtgtacaaagtttgactttagacaaacctaatatgcggagtacacaaaataaaaacagagggagtacatatacaAGTTACAAGTGGCGGACATGGCAGCCGAAATTAGAAATAAGAAGTAAAGTAGGTCTTGATTAGTGGAGAAAAATGATTACCTGCATCTGTGACGAAGCACCGTTGCGCGCTGCCTGTAAGCTTCGGAATGGTTGGGGTCGAGCTCAAGGACAGCGTTCAGCAGACCGAGCGCTCCGTCGTATTTCCTTAGGCTCATCATCTCGGAGGCGCTCTTGAACAATTTGGAGGGATCATTGTCTTGGACTTCTGGAGAATGGGAAGGAAAAAGGATACAGGTTATGATCCAGTCTTTCCTTCTTTCTTTGTTTGTATAATTTGTTTGTGTTTGCCTCCTGCTCGTTGCGCTCTGTTCTGTAGCAAGGGTTTTCTCTTTCTCttgtaaaaaaagaaaaaggaaagaagaagaagaaaaactgatGGTGTAGGTaagagaagagaaaagaagagaagGGTGAAGAATCTACAGGGTTAAAAAATCTCATAATTGGTTAGAATCGAAAATGAGCACATCCTCTGCTTGTGCTTGTGCTTGTGCTTGTGCTCCTCCCAAGGGCCAAGGAGGAGGGAGGTGTTGCACAAGAAGAGAAAGAGGATGGCCATGGATGGGAGGTGAGGGTACCAACCCCAAGCAAGCAGGCAAGCAAGATCCCATCAATCATTCTACAGTAAATTCTAATGGGGGCGCTACCGCTAATATatgtatacatacatacatacatacatacatacataatctTGTGAACATAGGTAAGGTAAAACTAGAACTAGGAGCGGGGCAGAGCGaatctatgtatgtatgtattgagCATGCAAATGgatcggaggagaagagaagagaagagaagagaggagaagagaagagaagagaagaggggattgATTGATTGGATTTACCttgggaggaggagcagaggaggaTGGGGGAGTAGAAGAGGAGCAGCGGCAGCGCCAGCCGCCACGCCATCTCTTCGcctcttcctccttccttccttccttccttccttccttccgttCCGTTCCGTAGATCTTAGCCCCGTCCCGTTGGATCCTATTCTATTCGAttcgaggaagagggagagagcaagaagaagacgaagaagacgaGACGAGGGGTGACGGGGAACACGTAGCCGGCCCAATGCCTTGCCGCCGCGTGGCCTTTCTTTCCTGCCTCCCCTCCGTAACGCCACCCCGGACACGCAAACTCTGACGATACGCCTCCTACCCGAGCTTGCCCCGCTCCTAGCTTGTGCAACTGCTTTCCTACACACTCTATTAACTAGGTACTGAAAAGTGTTTGTTCTATCCAGACCAACAATaggagtgatatgtctccaacgtatctacctttcctaacgcttttctcttgttttggactctaatttgcatgatttgaataaaactaatcTCGGACTGACGCTTTTTCAGCAGAACTagtatggtgttgtttttgtgcagaaataaaagttttcggaatggaacgaaactttgcgaggattttttctaCAATAaaaaagaatttctggagccaagagccaccggaggggggcaactgggtgggcacaacccaccagggcgcgcccaggtgggttgtccccacctggtggccccacagaccctgaaaccgacgctataaaatcctatttttctagaaaaaaataaaggagaaagaattatcgcgatccacgagacagagttgtcgtcacctcctgttcttcatcggagggccagatctggagtctgtttggggctccagagagggggatcttcgttcttcgtcatcaccaacccttcttcatcgccaattccatgatgtagCAGGCCTCGCGGGACCTGATGGAGCTGCCACTGACGGCCAGTAGTTATTTATGTTAGTCTTCGATGATGGCTGACCTTCTATCAGTTAGAGTTAGGTTCTAGTTTCCTGATGATGCTCTGTAACCATAACTGTAGATCGTCGTTCAGCTGGCGCCGGCAAGATTTGGGGCCTATTGGTGGTCGCCGGCGCCCCCCTGTTAGGTTGGATGTGTACCTGTACTTCAGTATCATCAATTTAGTAATCAATTTAGTAAACCTTTCGGAGAAAATTTGGTGTCCCCATGATTGAAAACCTCTGCCCAATCTTGTCCTGGAACGTGCGAGGACTTAACTCGCCCGCGAGACGAGCTGCTATTGCTGAAATTGTTGTttcccactgttggggaacgtagtaatttcaaaattttactacgcacacacaagatcatggtgatgcataacaacgagagggaagagtgttgtccacgtaccctcgtagaccaaaagcggaagcgttataacaacgcggttgatgtagtcgtacgacttcacgatccgaccgatccaagtaccaaacgtacggctgagggagtcctggactaaggggtcctcgggcgtccggcctattgccatgggccggactgatgggctgtgaagatacgaagaccgaagactgcacccgtgtccggatgggactctccttgacgtggaaggaaagcttggcgacgaAATATGTAGATTTCcctttttgtaaccgaccttgtgtaatcctagatcctcatggtgtctatataaaccggaggacttagttcggatatgagatactcaataccgtagtcatacatgctagacttctagggtttagccattacgatctcgtggtagatcaactcttgtaatactcatattcaccaagatcaatcaagcaggaagtagggtattacctccatagagagggcccgaactgctacctattttagcactgcgttggttttccccgaagaggaagggatgatgcagcaaagtagtgtaggtatttccctcagtttttgagaaccaaggtatcaatccagtaggaggctacacgcaagtccctcgtacctgcacaaaacaaataaatcctcgcaaccaatgcaaataggggttgtcaatccctatagggccacttacgagagtgagatctgatagatatgataagataatatttttggtatttttatgataaagatgcaaagtaaaataaaggcaaaataaatagcaaagtaaataactaagtggtaggagattgatatgataaagatagacccgggggccataggtttcactagtggcttctctcgagagcataagtattacatggtgggtgaacaaattactgttgagcaattgacagaattgagcatagttattataccttgttttagaatatcgcagaaaaggaaaaccaaacggagtccaattgacctgaaacttcacggaacctatttttggatccaaagaagcccagaagacttggagtgcacgtcaggggatctacgaggaggccacgaggcagggggcccgcccaccccctgggcgcgccctccaccctcgcgggcccctcgtggcccccctgacgtacttcttccgcctatatatctccatataccctagaaacatccgggagcacaatagatcgggagttccgccgccagaagccttcgtagccaccgaaagccaatctagaccagttccggcaccctgccggagggggggggaatCCCCCggggctctccatgacgaggagggagtagttctcccccggggctgagggtatgtaccagtagctatgtgtttgatctctctctctctcgcatgttcttgaggtgatacgatcttgatgtatcgcgagctttgctattatagttggatcttatgttgttttctcccccctctactctcttgtaatggattgagtttcccctttgaagttatcttatcggattgagtctttaacgatttgagaacacttgatgtatgtcttgccgtgcatatctgtggtgacaatgggataccatgtgattcacttgatgtatattttggtgatcaacttgcgggttccgcccatgaacctatgcataggggttggcacacgttttcgtcgtgattctccggtagaaactttggggcactctttgaggtcctatgtgttggttgaatagatgatctgagattgtgtgatgcatatcatataatcatacccacggatacttgaggtgacattggagtatctaggtgacattaggattttggttgatttgtgtcttaaggtgttattctagtacgaactctagggctgtttgtgacacttataggaatagcccaacgggttgattggaaagaataactttgaggtggtttcgtaccctaccataatctctttgttcgttctctgctattactgactttggagtgactctttgttgcatgttgagggatagttatgtgatccaattatgttattattgttgagaggacttgcactagcgaaagtatgaacactaggccttgtttcaacgcattgcaataccgtttacgctcacttttatcattagttaccttgctgtttttatatttttagattacaaaaacctttactactatccatataccacttgtatcaccatctcttcgccgaactagtgcacctatacaatttaccattgtattgggtgtgttggggacacaagagactctttgttatttggttgcagggttgcttgagagagaccatcttcatcctacacctcctacggattgataaaccttaggccatccacttgaaggaaatttgctactgtcctacaaacctgtgcacttggaggcccaacaacgtctacaagaagaaggttgtgtagtagacatcatcgtctcgccaactattgcttctacaactatcgctaccgctgagtgataaagtaaagcaattatagggcgattgcattgcatacaataaagcgacaaccatatggctcctgccagttgctgataactctgttacaaaacatgatcatctcatacaataaaatttggcatcatgtcttgaccatatcacatcacaacatgccctgcaaaaacaagttagacgtcctctactttgttgttgaaagttttacgtggctgctacgggctgagcaagaaccgttcttacctacgcatcaaaaccacaacgatagttcatcaagttagtgttgttttaaccttcacaaggaccgggcgtagccacactcgattcaactaaagttggagaaactgacacccgccagccacctgtgtgcaaagcacgtcggtagaaccagtctcacgtaagcgtaccgtaatgtcggttcgggccacttcatccaacaatatcgccgaaccaaagtgtgacatgctggtaagcagtatgacttgtatcgcccacaactcacttgtgttctactcgtgcatataacatctacgcataaacctggctcggatgccactgttggggaacgtagtaatttcaaaattttcctacgcacacgcaagatcatggtgatgcatagcaacgataggggagagtgctgtccatgtaccctcgtagaccgaaagcggaagcgttataacaacatggttgatgtagtcgtacgtcttcacgatccgaccgatccaagtaccgaacgtacaacacctccgagttcagcacatgtttagcccgatgacgtcccacgaactccgatccagcggagcttcgagggagagttccgtcagcacgacggcgtgatgacagtgatgatgatgctaccgacgcagggcttcacctaagcaccgctacgatattaccgaggtggattatggtggaggggggcaccgcacacggctaaaagatcaatgatcaattgttgtgtctccaaggggtgcctccctccccgtatataaaggagtggaggagggggagggggccggccccctagggcgcgccccatgaggagtcctactcccactaggagtaggactcccccttccaagtaggagtaggagaggagagggaagggagagaggaagagaaggaaagtggggtgctgtcggtgtcaaaaccggtggatctcgggtagggggtcccgaactgtgcgtctaggatcgatggtaacaggagacaggggacacaatgtttacccaggttcgggccctctccatggaagcaataccctacgtcctgcttgattgatattgatgaatatgggtgttgcaagagttgatctaccacgagatcgtaatggctaaaccctaggagcctagcctgtatgactatggtaatgaatatatcctttctggactaacccctccagtttatatagacatcggggggatctagggtttacttagagtcggttacataagaaggaatcttcgtagtcggtcaccaagcttgccttccacgccaaggagagtccaatccggacacaggtacagtcttcggccttcatgtcttca comes from Triticum dicoccoides isolate Atlit2015 ecotype Zavitan unplaced genomic scaffold, WEW_v2.0 scaffold177775, whole genome shotgun sequence and encodes:
- the LOC119344649 gene encoding dnaJ protein P58IPK homolog B-like isoform X1, translating into MAWRLALPLLLFYSPILLCSSSQEVQDNDPSKLFKSASEMMSLRKYDGALGLLNAVLELDPNHSEAYRQRATVLRHRCRHKEAESDYNKFLELKPGTASVEKELAQLLQAQNALESAYSQSDAGEFSKVLEYVNKIVLVFSPGCLKAKLLKAKALLALKDYSNVISETGFILKEDEDNLDALLLRGRAYYYLADHDVANRHYQKGLRLDPEHSELKKAYFGLKKLLKKTKSAEDNAAKSKFRVAVEDYKAALAMDLDHTMYNVQLYLGLCKTLVKLGRGKEAINSCTEALSIDEELVDALAQRGEAKLLTEDWEGAVEDLKEAAQKSPQDMAIREALMKAERQLKLSKRKDWYKILGISKTASAADIKRAYKRLALQWHPDKNVENREEAENMFREIASAYEVLSDEDKRVRYDRGEDLEEMGMGGGGGGFDPFGGGGGQQYTFHHGGGFPGGGFPGGFQFNFG
- the LOC119344649 gene encoding dnaJ protein P58IPK homolog B-like isoform X2, whose amino-acid sequence is MAWRLALPLLLFYSPILLCSSSQVQDNDPSKLFKSASEMMSLRKYDGALGLLNAVLELDPNHSEAYRQRATVLRHRCRHKEAESDYNKFLELKPGTASVEKELAQLLQAQNALESAYSQSDAGEFSKVLEYVNKIVLVFSPGCLKAKLLKAKALLALKDYSNVISETGFILKEDEDNLDALLLRGRAYYYLADHDVANRHYQKGLRLDPEHSELKKAYFGLKKLLKKTKSAEDNAAKSKFRVAVEDYKAALAMDLDHTMYNVQLYLGLCKTLVKLGRGKEAINSCTEALSIDEELVDALAQRGEAKLLTEDWEGAVEDLKEAAQKSPQDMAIREALMKAERQLKLSKRKDWYKILGISKTASAADIKRAYKRLALQWHPDKNVENREEAENMFREIASAYEVLSDEDKRVRYDRGEDLEEMGMGGGGGGFDPFGGGGGQQYTFHHGGGFPGGGFPGGFQFNFG